Within Brassica napus cultivar Da-Ae unplaced genomic scaffold, Da-Ae ScsIHWf_2202;HRSCAF=2855, whole genome shotgun sequence, the genomic segment AGGAAAACTTTGTACTTCTGTTGCGTTACTTGGGTTGGCCATTTTGTGATCGCGGTGATCTCTCGGGGGTCCACCGCTATCCCTGCTTCGGAGATCAGTGTGTGATTGTTTTCATCGACGATATCTTAATTTACTCCAAGAGCTGGGAGGACCACAGACGCCATTTGAGTATCGTGCTGGGCATTAAGGGAGCAGGGGTTATATGCTAAGCTtagcaagtgtagtttctggcaaCGTAAGATTGGGTTCCTAGGACATGTGATCTCCCTTGTAACGCCCGACCGCCCACaactaatgggccacccacgcccctctctcggcccgtgggccaTCCCGTTCCAGcgatcggtccgttaatttttctaaaggctcgaaatcattgtttactgaccctgcaatcaccacccgaccttttcccATGCTTTAGCCTCACTCgcgcacgctatcgcgaatcacttcccgataggtcacacccatccttccactactccagctcaagcacgcttaactctagaGTTCTTTCAAgatgtgctccggaaaaggtaagtcaactttggtgacataggtagccaaatcaattctcttaagccttttcacatatcacaactcgggatgttacaattcaccccctctcaaagaacgcaacgtcctcgttgcgccccacgacaggtctcaagacgcctatcaggtcagaactgagatggctaaccagctctgataccacttgtaacgccccgaccgcccacagctaatgggccacccacgcctgctctctcggcccgtgggcccatCCCGTTCCAGcgatcggtccgttaatttttctaaagctcgaaatcattgtttactgaccctgcaatcaccacccgaccttttcccatgctttagcctcactcgcacgctatcgcgaatcacttcccgataggtcacccatccttccactactccagctcaagcacgcttaactctagaGTTCTTTCAAGATGTGCTCCggaaaggtaagtcaactttggtgacataggtagccaaatcaattctcttaagccttttcacatatcacaactcggggaTGTTACAACAATGTTCTCTGGTCAACTGGTGTCTACGTGAAAGATTTGGGAGAGATAAGGTCAGAGCATCGGGTCTTTGTCCTAAAAGCTGGAAGAAAAGGTTCCTGGAAAAGGCGTCTCCAACTGCACCAGACTTTCTTCCTCACATTCCGGCCAAAAGAGGAATGTGTATGATGGGGTTATATATTACATGGGTTGGACTGGTAGGTATAATTTAGTGCTTGTGAGCTTCCACATTAGATCCAGAGACTTCAAAATGATCCAAGTACCTCGTAGGGACGGAGATGAAGTGCTTCTAAGGATGAAGAATGTGAGTCTTATAGAGTATGGTGGTAAAGTAACTATCATTGACCAAACCAATCTTAGGGAAAAGGGTATGCTTGATTTATGGGCTGTGGAAGATGCTGGGAACAAGAACAGCTGGTCAAGGAAAACTATGCATGGTTTTGCAGTCTTCGCAGCTACATTTGGTTATTAATAACATAACTATATACAACATGAAAGGTACAACTCACGATAACAAGGTTTTCTTTATACCAGAGGATATGTTTTCTCCCTTTCACATTCTCTCTTATGACCTTGGAAGCAATGATATGACAAAGATCGAAATAAAAGGAATACCGGACCACTGGTTTAGTACTGATAAATCAACCGTTAGCGTGATGTTGATGGATCAGAGTGAGAGTCTCGTGTACTTGGAGACTTGAATTAGACGTTGCTTTCTACCTCTCTAAtgcatttttgttaattttgttttgtgtgttAGACTAAATACACTTATGTTATTATTAATTGCTggttttatatgatattttatagaGTTTAATCGTGTGTTCTTGTGTTGGTATCAAGCACGCACTCTCTTTCGCGTTGTTTTTCGTTAAATATGTTCTTTTAAAACCGTACGTATACGTATTATATTGCCTTTCTTGTTATCTTGTGGTGTGCATAGTAGTGCTTCTTATAGTTGTTTTGGCTGCACCTTTGCATTTGAATGTAACTATGCATGAATTTGAACTCGGATTGCTTTATTTTCTTAGGTCATAtgtattataagaaaatacgGTATACATGTTTCCACACTTTGTGAACTGCAACATACACGTTTCTACTTTTCGAACTATGTAAGGCGATTAAGATCTTGCACTACTAATTCTCATTCTGTGGTTCAAGAATGCTTGTCTTACCTGAAAAGTTAAATTAGGCACAATATAATGCAATGATAATAACCTctaaaaacacacaaattcTGTGCAGCTTAATATTTCTTAGGATAACTGTGTGTTATAAACCGGGGCGTCTAGCTCTGGTGGTAAAGGACTCACAGCTGTGAGCACCGCCACCTAGGTTCGATTCCCGGCCACTGCGGATTTAACATTCGGGCCGCAGCGACACAGATTAGTCTCTTGGACCTGGAAAGCCGTTGGGAAAACTGtgtttaatcaaaaaaaaactgtGTGTTATAAATTGCATGCATTTTAGTTGTTTATGGGAATAGTAAAGAAAAATTGAGAAGCACAATTTATTAAATCTAAACATCGAGCACAATGTAAAGACACCAAGAACTTATAACTTCAGTTGTCAGTTTTCTCCAGTCCTTTAACTCTTGGAACACATCGGTACCGAGCAGAATAAACTGGTCCATGCTATAACATACAATGCGACTTACTCAAGAAAACCTGTAGTGTAAATATGTATAGCTAGAAATACCATTTTGGCTACAGAAACAGTCTCTATCAGAAACCAGCATTGGTTAGAGCTCTCCCCACATCTTTTTGGGTTTGAAGTTTGGGTCATTAGTTATACCCTTGAAAGTTGAAACCTATACTTTCACTGCCCTTGCGTCATATCATTTTTCATACTTATTGTTTTGCAAAATCTCAAAGTTCCACATTAGTTCTTTATTGTCtgcatattttaaaatgtttttttttaaacaaaaatgtgtGAGTTTCATGCAAGAAACAAAAGGTACGCataaagttgcacaaacacaaagattataagaacttctcttcttattagatttagaaactctctcaaaactaaatctttcaatgtgtttctcttgatggaacatctctccatgagaactctttatataggaagaagctacatctttttctaagggcgaagctacatcttttcctaataataatatggaaacattcctaagctcgatatgttttcctttttccttaacccatcaaacttcgctttaatgagttaacttgctcctcaagttaattggaattatccaacattctcccctttaattccaacttgaatctTAGGTATGTTGATCTTCTGAACTCCAATGAACTTCCATAGACCGTTAATAGGTGCATCGCATTTCTTCGACACGATGTTGCATCAGAACGTGAGTATAGATGCTTCACTGCTTCTCTATGATTCTCTCTTAAGCATCCTATGGTGCTTCGATACGATGTTGCATCAATCTCAGGCTCCTCCTCTGCCTTTGATACTTTCAAACTCGTCTGCATCAGAACGTGAGTATAGTTACATGACTCCATCTTCGTCTTGACAAGTATACCTTGCGCGTATCCTTCTTGTTTGATGTGAATGCCATCAGCTCCTTGCGTTACTTCTATACCAAGATAGTATGTAAGCATCTCGAGGTCTGAcatctcaaatcttcttgacataTCATCTTTGAATTGCTTGATAACATTGAGCGAAGTCCATGTTACAAACAAGTCATCGATGTATATAGCTATGATCAGAAGCTCCCCCTTCTGTTTCTTTTGATATACCGCAGGTTCCTTGGTGCACTTCGTGAactccatctccttgagaacacggtcgagtttgatgttccaagctctcgGAGCTTGACGCAGACCGTATAGTGCTTTGCTAAGTTTGTACACATGATCCTCCTTTCCTTTCTCCACAAAGCCTTCTGGTTGAGTAACGTATACATCCTCATTTAAGTATCCATTCAGGAACGCAGTTTTCACATCTAAGTGATGGATCTCCCATCCATTAGTTGCTGCTAACGCCAAGAGTAGTCGTACGATTTCTATCCGAGCAACTGGTGCAAATACTTCGTCGAAGTCTATGCCTTGTTGTTGCACGTAACCTTTTGCGACTAGCCTTGCTTTGTTTTTGATCACCGTTCCATCTGCATTCCTCTTGATCTTATAGATCCACTTCAAACCTATCGGTTTCACACCTGCCGGCTTCTTGACGAGCTTTCAGGTCTTATTTTTGATGATAGATTCGACCTCTGCCTTCATTGCATCGATTCAAGCTTGTATCACTGCAGCTTCGATGTAACTTTCTGgttcaccatcgatggtgagcAAGAGTCTGCCACCTTCAAATTCAGCAAGTAGGATGTAATCATCGAACCGCTTTGGTTTTCTGATGTTACGGCCATATCTTGATGTTACATGCTGGTCTTGGTTTGCATCGTTGTTCTCTGCTACTTCGTGGTGTTGGTGATCTTGATgctcatcaccatctccttcttctgtaacatcaatatgaggaagcttgaatgaTCCTGGTTCTTCGTCCACGTTTGTTGATAGTGTATACGATGCGGTGAGATGTCTAGTTACAccgttttcttcacaaaaatGAACAAACTCAGAGGAtgtgaactctcctcctctatcggtgcgaaAAGTCTTGAGTTTTAGCTTCGTTTGATTCTCCACGTACTCCTTGAACTTTTTGAACCGATCGAAcgcttcactcttctctcttagcagcatcgtccacatatatcttgagtaatcatcaattaaGACAAATACATATCTATTGTTTGCTGGTGTTGATGGTGATATCGGATCGCACAAGTCACCATGTACCAACTCCAATGCGTGTGATGCTCGATACTTTGCTTTAGGTGGGAAATACTTCCGAGTTTGCTTTCCAACTAAGCAGGCGCTGCACACATCTTTATCGTGTATCACCTGAGGCATCCCTACTACCATCTCTTTGTCtaccatattcttcatgactCCAAAGTTCACATGTCCTAGCTGTGCATGCCACGTCCATGTAAcatcagtttcttgtatttgaagacacttcggatattcaacctccattggcgtcttgtacaatcggtttggttgccttgcgacttgtactaatagccttccacggggatctttcagcatcagtaagtcttctttcatattaacctcacaacccatctcggttgcttgtccaagacttatgatattgtgtttaagacttgggatgtagtagatatctttgagtgctcttctctcccctgtttttccgatgaacgtgatcgaacctttcccaacaatctcgacgtttgatccatcaccgaatttgactttgcctttgatgctctcatctaggtttgagaagaactctgtcttgcctgtcatatggttacttgcaccattgtcaaggtaccatatactcgtatttccatcgcattcatcaaacctcttaggaaacactctctcttcgttgaggaatactacttcatgcatatataatgcatctgcttcttgtgtttccgttaggttagcttcttctcttggtcgtgtaggacaatgtgacacgaagtgccccatcttgtcgcatcgccaacatctaaccttagagtagtccttcttggtcttgtccgaagcttctcctcctttgttatgaccatcagaaccattagaccttcctcgtcctcttcctcttccaccataacctctacctctgcctcttcctcgcGAGTTGCTATGGCTTCCACGACCTTGTGCATCATTCTTTACAAACATTAGCTTCGTTTGATCTTCATCTTGGGTTTTTTCTTTGATGCGTTCTTCGAAAGCCTTCAATCTCCCAACAATGTCTTCGAATCCTGTTGAATTTAGATCCAACACTTGTTCTAACGAAGCTACGATGTGAATGAACTTCGTTCTTGGAAGTCCCTTCAAaaacttctttaccagctttgatgcttccattatctctcctaacgcggctgctctcgatgctaagcctgaaagttttcctgcgtagtcatccaccgtgtctgtgtctgtcatcTTCAGTTTGTCGAACTCAGACATCAAAGTTTGTAACCTTGCTTCTCTCACGCGATCAGCGCCTAGGTTACGGGATTTTATAGCTTCCCAAATCTTCTTCGATGTATCATGTTCTCCAATCTGAAGTATTAGCGCCTCCGGGACTGATTGAAAGATTAGAGCAATcgccatattgttcttctttgcatcGTTACTCCCTGGATCAATCGTATCCCAAACTTCGTATAAACGAAGAATCACTTTCATTCGCATCGACCATACGGTGTAGTTGGTCGATGTTAGCATCGGACATcgtatgtccttcttcatctcaagaccTTTATCACGTGCTTGAGAATCGTCTCCCATGTTTTGATCGAAGTTACAACTCCTCTTGTAAACGACCTTCAAAAcctggagctctgataccaattaaagttgcacaaacacaaagattataagaacttctcttcttattagatttagaaactctttcaaaattaaatctttcaatgtgtttctcttgatggaacatctctTTATGAgactctttatataggaagaagctacatcttttcctaagggtgaagctacatcttttcctaataataatatggaaacattcctaagctcgatatgttttcctttttacttaacccatcaaacttcactttaatgagttaacttgctcctcaagttaattggaattatccaacaacGCAAGTAAGAAATAAGTAGAATTTATAACTTCACTAGGGGGGTGtacgcgcttcgcgcggaatattgttttattattgctaagagcatgattttttttggataatgtaattatgttgtcgtttttatttgttaagatcatttgatgtttttagtgtgttatgtagtaggtgataagttaatatattttgcttttttttttaataatgtgttgttgtgtgtatagtacTTGTTAGTAGTCAAATGAGCCTCTAACGTAAactaatattgaatttcaataactttgcatctacgcatttgttgattctaagattaacggtttcatcgtcaaaattgtattatatttttttcatatttttgaaaattataacttttaagatgttttttgccctctccccatattttaaacttgagccctcaccgtctatgtattttgttacatttttggtgtgcggtgcttctcaccatcaccggaaaaagactcacattcttctcttgttcttcttgccttcttcacctatgagattatatggtatttgttgcagatcgggtttatgagttttcagttgTTCGGTTTCTTCCCATGGCATTGTAGGCTGTTCCAGACAATATTGACTGCTCctcttttttcttagatttcagctgatgttaggaactgcatctccTTGGTTGAGTAAGAGTTTATtcgtttttgattttatattcctcgtcgttggcttaccgtcaatagtctctgttagttttggttttcaagatctagtttttggtgttctgacttctatgctctctttcatagctcgaggacggctccATAGTTTTCTGATTTCGCTATGTCTCCCTTTCCCTCTCTATTCTTGCATctctttgcagctttcatcgcatctctggtggctctccctttcaccatgtttgccactcgagatttggataatgttttcgttcgtgtatgctatgtgggcttggaaggttatttctggtctcaagtttaGTCTCTGATTTTTTGGTGGTTGTCTTCCTTTCTCCGTctctcaagttgtttcttttctttccatgttttTCTTGGTATATGTGTGCGGAGTTaatctcttggagctttggtcccttctatccagagctttgtAGTTTTCCAGTTGCATGTCGTCTTCTatgttcttgtttagtttgtgaggtgtttCTTACTTTTTAGCTACTGGTTGTGATTCCGGTGTTTTAGGCATATATTTTCCTTCTTTTTGGTGGTTTTGGCCTTTCGATTATTATTCTCCCTTTGGCACGCTTTCTTAGTTTATGTGTTGGTTGtctagtttcttattcttaatttaattatcttatgatactaatagtgaaataaatataatttgtaaatgaaataataaaaattagtaaaaaataataaaatgatgaaaagtCTTGCTATTTTTaggtgtgaataaattaaatatttaaaatatatttatattagtttatttatttcttgaattttagagACCAATAAGTGTGAGAATGATTAGATAATACACAATTAGAAATTGATGGAGaaaattgtaataatttaaaagaagaagaatttaaatacaaaaaaaaacatgaagacacatgtcaacaaacccccCTTCCATATGTCATAAGAAGGGAAAAatccaactttatatatatagatagatatgcGCATACGTGATACGTGATACGTTTGTTGTTGTATGTGATCTTTCAAAAGTTTTTAATAATTCTTTGATAATGGAGCCCACACATCAAATAAGCTCCTTGAGCGCGTGCATGTAAACGACCAGTGAAACGCGTgagaggggagagagag encodes:
- the LOC106394644 gene encoding LOW QUALITY PROTEIN: F-box/LRR-repeat protein At2g40920 (The sequence of the model RefSeq protein was modified relative to this genomic sequence to represent the inferred CDS: inserted 2 bases in 2 codons; deleted 1 base in 1 codon), whose amino-acid sequence is YNNVLWSTGVYVKDLGEIRSEHRVFVLKAGRKGSWXKASPTAPDFLPHIPAKRGMCXDGVIYYMGWTGRYNLVLVSFHIRSRDFKMIQVPRRDGDEVLLRMKNVSLIEYGGKVTIIDQTNLREKGMLDLWAVEDAGNKNSWSRKTCMVLQSSQLHLVINNITIYNMKGTTHDNKVFFIPEDMFSPFHILSYDLGSNDMTKIEIKGIPDHWFSTDKSTVSVMLMDQSESLVYLET